In one window of Prevotella sp. E13-17 DNA:
- a CDS encoding M3 family metallopeptidase, with amino-acid sequence MLSSAMVQLSSCSNAKHENPLLQESTLPYGAPDFSKIQPSDYLPAFETAIAQKREEIKQIIDNQDSATFENTILALEESGRTLDRVSRVFFALTEADKTPEISETEKKVQPMLTDLDNEITFNKPLFERIKAVYDREHDSLQGEDQKLLEEIYKGFVLSGALLSDEKMARMKEINLRISELQQQWGDLLQEATNNAVVWVDKKEDLAGLSEADIAQCAKDAESRGGKAPYAIVIVNTTQQAPLASLDNRELRKKVYEASVNRSNGTGQYNTFPIAVEIAKLRAEQAEIMGYPNYASYSLERTMAKTPDNVYAFLKNLIAQYTPVAQAETKAIEAYARKTQGADFQLQPYDRFYYSAKMKKEMLNISEDEVKPYFNVDSVLINGVFYAANLVYGLTLKELTDIPTYHSDMRVFEVIDKDGNPKALFYCDYFRRPTKRGGAWMDGFQKQSRQRNQLPIIFNVCNSAKAPEGQPSLLTWDEVTTMFHEFGHALHGILSDCQYHMLSGTSVARDFVEMPSQFNESFASIPEVFDHYARHYQTHEAMPAELKERMLKSINFQPAYALGENLAATCVDLAWHMLASKDVPTADKAMAFETEALRQVGLLDTQIPPRYSTSYFNHVWGGGYAAGYYSYLWTEVLAVNIADVFAQRGALKRETGLDFCSKVLSRGNTGDLMQMFTDFTGMQQPDASSLVRARLGL; translated from the coding sequence ATGCTGTCAAGTGCGATGGTGCAGCTGAGCAGCTGCTCTAACGCCAAACACGAGAACCCGCTGTTGCAGGAAAGCACGCTCCCTTATGGTGCGCCCGACTTCAGCAAGATTCAACCTTCCGACTATCTGCCTGCTTTTGAGACGGCTATTGCTCAAAAGCGTGAGGAGATCAAGCAGATTATCGACAACCAGGACTCTGCCACTTTCGAAAACACCATCCTCGCTCTTGAGGAAAGCGGACGCACGCTCGACCGCGTAAGCCGTGTGTTCTTTGCTCTGACAGAGGCCGACAAGACCCCCGAAATCAGCGAGACTGAAAAGAAAGTACAGCCCATGCTGACCGACCTGGACAACGAGATTACGTTCAACAAGCCACTTTTCGAGCGCATCAAGGCCGTCTATGACCGCGAGCACGACAGTCTGCAAGGCGAAGACCAGAAGCTGTTGGAGGAGATATACAAAGGCTTTGTGCTGAGTGGAGCCCTGTTGTCTGACGAGAAGATGGCCCGTATGAAAGAGATCAACCTGCGCATCTCCGAGCTGCAGCAGCAGTGGGGCGACCTCCTGCAGGAGGCTACCAACAACGCTGTGGTGTGGGTCGATAAGAAAGAAGACCTGGCCGGTCTCAGCGAAGCCGACATCGCTCAGTGTGCCAAGGATGCCGAGAGCCGTGGCGGCAAGGCACCCTATGCCATCGTCATCGTCAACACCACCCAGCAGGCTCCTCTGGCCAGCCTCGACAACCGCGAGTTGCGCAAGAAGGTCTATGAGGCATCTGTCAATCGCAGCAATGGCACGGGCCAGTACAACACCTTCCCCATTGCCGTAGAGATTGCCAAGTTGCGTGCCGAGCAGGCCGAGATTATGGGCTATCCCAACTATGCCTCTTACTCTTTGGAGCGCACGATGGCAAAGACCCCCGACAATGTCTATGCTTTCCTCAAGAATCTCATTGCCCAATACACACCGGTAGCTCAGGCCGAGACCAAGGCTATCGAGGCGTATGCCCGCAAGACACAGGGTGCCGACTTCCAGTTGCAGCCCTACGACCGTTTCTACTATTCTGCCAAGATGAAGAAAGAGATGCTCAATATCTCCGAAGACGAGGTGAAGCCCTATTTCAATGTTGACAGCGTGCTCATCAATGGCGTCTTCTATGCTGCCAACCTTGTTTATGGTCTCACCCTCAAGGAGCTCACCGACATCCCCACCTATCATTCCGACATGCGCGTCTTCGAGGTTATCGACAAGGACGGCAATCCTAAGGCACTCTTCTATTGCGACTATTTCCGTCGTCCCACCAAGCGTGGCGGCGCCTGGATGGATGGCTTCCAGAAGCAGAGCCGTCAGCGCAACCAGCTGCCCATCATCTTCAACGTCTGCAACAGTGCCAAGGCTCCCGAGGGTCAGCCCTCACTGCTGACCTGGGACGAGGTGACCACTATGTTCCATGAGTTCGGCCACGCCCTCCATGGCATCCTCTCTGACTGTCAGTATCACATGTTGAGCGGCACCAGCGTGGCTCGCGACTTTGTCGAGATGCCCTCGCAGTTCAACGAGTCGTTTGCCTCTATCCCCGAGGTCTTCGACCACTATGCCCGCCACTACCAGACCCACGAAGCCATGCCTGCCGAACTGAAGGAACGCATGCTGAAGAGCATCAACTTCCAGCCCGCCTACGCACTGGGCGAGAACCTGGCCGCCACCTGTGTGGATCTTGCCTGGCATATGCTCGCCTCAAAGGATGTACCCACGGCCGACAAAGCCATGGCCTTCGAGACCGAAGCCCTTCGTCAGGTAGGCTTGCTCGACACACAGATTCCTCCTCGCTATTCTACCAGCTACTTCAATCATGTGTGGGGTGGGGGCTATGCCGCCGGCTACTACAGTTATCTGTGGACCGAGGTGCTGGCCGTCAACATTGCCGATGTCTTTGCCCAGCGTGGCGCGTTGAAGCGTGAGACAGGGCTCGACTTTTGCAGTAAGGTGCTGAGCCGTGGCAACACTGGCGACCTGATGCAGATGTTCACCGACTTCACCGGTATGCAGCAGCCCGACGCCTCCAGTCTGGTTCGCGCAAGATTAGGTTTGTAA
- the murQ gene encoding N-acetylmuramic acid 6-phosphate etherase: protein MKQQEKITEQPSHFDHLEQMSVGELLAHINEEDLTVAEAVRKALPQVEALVVAIEERMRRGGRLFYVGAGTSGRLGVLDASELPPTFGVPDTMVIGLIAGGDHALRHAVEGAEDVAEQGWSDLLSYQPTPDDTVIGIAASGTTPYVIGAIRQARACGLLTGCITSNPGSPLAAVSAYPVETIVGPEFVTGSSRMKSGTAQKMVLNMISTSLMVRLGRVEGNRMVKMQLTNEKLIDRGTRMIQDSLHLSYDEARRRLLSAGSVDKVLNL from the coding sequence ATGAAGCAGCAGGAAAAGATTACCGAACAGCCTTCACACTTCGACCACCTGGAACAGATGTCCGTGGGCGAGCTCTTGGCGCATATCAACGAAGAAGACCTGACGGTGGCCGAGGCGGTCAGAAAAGCATTGCCACAGGTTGAGGCCCTCGTGGTGGCCATCGAGGAGCGCATGCGTCGTGGTGGCAGACTCTTCTATGTCGGTGCAGGCACCAGTGGACGCCTTGGCGTGCTCGATGCCAGCGAACTGCCCCCTACGTTTGGCGTGCCCGACACTATGGTCATCGGTCTTATTGCCGGTGGCGACCACGCCCTGCGTCATGCCGTCGAGGGTGCCGAGGATGTGGCCGAACAAGGATGGAGCGACCTCTTGTCCTATCAGCCCACGCCCGATGATACCGTGATCGGCATTGCCGCCTCAGGCACCACGCCCTATGTCATCGGTGCCATCCGTCAAGCTCGTGCTTGCGGTCTGCTCACGGGCTGCATCACCAGCAATCCCGGCAGTCCGCTGGCTGCCGTCTCCGCCTATCCCGTCGAGACCATCGTGGGGCCCGAGTTCGTCACCGGCTCCAGCCGCATGAAGAGCGGCACCGCCCAGAAGATGGTGCTCAACATGATCTCCACCTCGCTCATGGTGCGCCTTGGGCGCGTCGAGGGCAACCGCATGGTGAAGATGCAGCTCACCAACGAAAAACTCATTGACCGCGGCACTCGCATGATTCAAGACTCCCTGCACCTGTCCTACGATGAGGCCCGCCGTCGGTTGCTCTCCGCCGGCAGTGTCGATAAGGTACTAAATCTATAG
- a CDS encoding RNA polymerase sigma factor — MNDLEKQFAQTVKKHRSTIYTVCYMFSQDADEVEDLFQEVLVNLWKGFKGFEQRSDINTWIYRVALNTCISQNRKKKRRQMEVHITMDINLFKDSDEDTRQVDMLHKRISRLQPFDRAIVLLWLENLPYEEIGQIVGITAKNVSVRLHRIREQLKQMSND, encoded by the coding sequence ATGAATGATCTAGAAAAACAGTTTGCGCAAACCGTAAAGAAACATCGCAGCACGATATATACCGTGTGCTACATGTTCTCGCAGGATGCCGACGAAGTGGAAGACCTCTTTCAAGAGGTGCTGGTAAACCTATGGAAAGGTTTCAAGGGGTTCGAGCAGCGATCCGACATCAATACGTGGATCTATCGCGTCGCCTTGAATACCTGTATCTCGCAAAACAGAAAGAAGAAACGCAGGCAGATGGAGGTACACATTACGATGGACATCAATCTTTTCAAGGACAGCGACGAGGATACCCGCCAGGTAGATATGCTCCACAAGCGCATCTCGCGCCTGCAGCCCTTCGATCGTGCCATCGTACTGCTGTGGCTCGAGAACCTGCCCTACGAGGAGATAGGTCAGATTGTAGGCATCACGGCCAAGAACGTCAGCGTGCGCCTGCATCGCATTCGCGAACAACTGAAGCAAATGTCTAACGATTAA
- a CDS encoding succinate dehydrogenase/fumarate reductase iron-sulfur subunit — MAKNISFTIKFWRQNGPKDAGHFDTHEMHDIPDDTSFLEMLDILNEELINEGKEPFVFDHDCREGICGMCSLYINGTPHGLTERGATTCQLYMRRFNDGDVITVEPWRSAAFPVIKDCMVDRNAFDKIIQAGGYTTIRTGQAQDANAILIPKEDADEAMDCASCIGCGACVAACKNGSAMLFVSSKVSQLALLPQGRVEAARRVKNMIAKMDELGFGNCTNTRACEAVCPKNETIANIARLNREMIKAKMAD, encoded by the coding sequence ATGGCTAAGAATATAAGTTTCACCATTAAATTTTGGCGTCAGAATGGTCCCAAAGATGCGGGTCACTTCGATACTCACGAGATGCATGATATTCCCGATGACACCTCGTTTCTCGAGATGCTCGACATTCTGAACGAAGAACTCATCAACGAAGGCAAGGAGCCTTTCGTATTCGATCACGACTGCCGCGAGGGTATCTGCGGTATGTGCTCGCTCTACATCAACGGTACACCTCACGGTTTGACCGAACGCGGTGCTACCACTTGTCAGCTCTACATGCGTCGCTTCAACGATGGTGACGTAATCACCGTTGAGCCTTGGCGCTCAGCTGCCTTCCCTGTCATTAAGGACTGTATGGTTGACCGTAATGCCTTCGACAAGATCATCCAGGCAGGTGGCTACACCACCATCCGCACCGGTCAGGCTCAGGACGCCAACGCCATCCTGATTCCTAAGGAAGATGCCGACGAGGCTATGGACTGCGCATCTTGCATCGGTTGTGGTGCTTGCGTAGCAGCTTGTAAGAACGGCTCTGCCATGTTGTTCGTTTCATCTAAGGTCAGCCAGCTGGCTCTGCTTCCCCAGGGTCGCGTTGAGGCTGCCCGTCGTGTGAAGAACATGATTGCCAAGATGGATGAGCTCGGCTTTGGTAACTGTACGAACACTCGTGCCTGCGAGGCCGTTTGTCCGAAGAACGAGACCATCGCCAACATCGCTCGCCTGAACCGCGAGATGATCAAGGCCAAGATGGCTGACTAA
- a CDS encoding Na+/H+ antiporter NhaC family protein — protein MEEHIKIPHPLVAIIPVAVLIAFLSVVITLFGSDSLSGGSQVALLMGMAVCVCISMGIYRVPWHRFEQQIKQTLGEVSITLLILLCVGMLSGSWMISGIVPTLIYYGVQVMSPQFFLVSTCVICALVSLLSGSSWTTIATIGVALLGIGHALGVSEPWTAGAIISGAYFGDKMSPLSDTTILASSSTGTDLFTHIRYMMLTTVPTFLITIVIFLVAGLGFGEGAQLEVGAYTEGLERTFSISLWTLLVPLFTGVLIARRVPSLIVLFLSSVMAGVVALLLQPHILTEIGGGLVRGLAITYYGATAVDTGNASLNELVSTGGMAGMLNTIWLILCAMCFGAAMVASGMIASLTRVIVRWVRSRAALVGSTVGTGIFLNITTGDQFISIVLNADIFKQAYREQGYESCLLSRSCEDSATVTSVLIPWNTCGMTQSTVLGVPTLTYLPYCFFNLISPLMSILIAVIGWKIRKKQVV, from the coding sequence GTGGAAGAACATATAAAGATACCCCATCCCTTGGTAGCCATCATTCCCGTGGCTGTTCTCATCGCGTTTCTATCGGTAGTCATCACCCTGTTTGGCAGCGACTCGCTCAGTGGGGGCAGTCAGGTGGCCCTGTTGATGGGCATGGCCGTCTGTGTGTGCATCTCCATGGGCATCTATCGTGTGCCCTGGCATCGCTTCGAGCAGCAGATCAAGCAGACCCTGGGCGAGGTGTCTATCACGTTACTCATCCTGCTGTGCGTCGGCATGCTGTCGGGCTCGTGGATGATCAGCGGCATCGTTCCCACGCTCATCTACTACGGTGTGCAGGTCATGTCGCCCCAGTTCTTCCTCGTCTCCACCTGTGTCATCTGTGCCTTGGTGTCGCTCCTGTCGGGCAGTTCGTGGACCACCATTGCCACCATCGGTGTGGCACTGCTTGGCATTGGCCATGCCCTGGGCGTCTCCGAGCCGTGGACGGCGGGTGCCATCATCTCTGGCGCCTACTTTGGCGACAAGATGTCGCCCCTCAGCGACACCACCATCCTGGCCTCTTCCAGCACCGGCACCGACCTCTTTACGCACATCCGCTACATGATGCTCACCACCGTGCCCACCTTTCTCATCACCATCGTCATCTTCTTGGTGGCTGGTCTCGGCTTTGGCGAGGGTGCCCAGTTGGAGGTAGGCGCCTACACCGAAGGCCTTGAACGCACGTTCTCCATCTCGCTGTGGACGCTGCTGGTGCCCTTGTTCACCGGTGTGCTCATCGCCCGCCGTGTGCCGTCGCTCATCGTGCTCTTCCTGTCGTCGGTGATGGCTGGCGTGGTGGCACTCCTGCTCCAGCCCCACATCCTCACTGAGATAGGCGGCGGACTGGTGCGTGGTCTGGCCATCACCTACTATGGCGCCACAGCTGTCGATACGGGCAATGCCTCGCTCAATGAGCTCGTCTCTACCGGTGGCATGGCCGGCATGCTCAACACCATCTGGCTCATCCTCTGTGCCATGTGTTTTGGTGCAGCGATGGTGGCCAGCGGCATGATTGCCAGTCTCACGCGCGTCATTGTGCGCTGGGTGCGCAGCAGGGCCGCGCTGGTCGGCTCTACCGTTGGAACGGGCATCTTTCTCAACATCACCACTGGCGACCAGTTCATCTCTATCGTGCTCAATGCCGACATCTTCAAGCAGGCCTACCGCGAGCAGGGCTACGAGTCGTGTCTGCTGAGTCGCTCTTGCGAAGACTCGGCCACCGTCACCTCCGTTCTGATACCCTGGAACACCTGCGGCATGACGCAGTCCACCGTCCTCGGTGTGCCCACGCTCACCTATCTGCCCTATTGTTTCTTCAATCTGATAAGTCCGCTGATGAGCATTCTCATCGCTGTCATCGGTTGGAAAATCAGAAAAAAGCAGGTGGTGTAA
- a CDS encoding succinate dehydrogenase/fumarate reductase cytochrome b subunit, which produces MWLLNSSIGRKVVMSITGIALILFLTFHCAMNIVALFSGEAYDTICELLGANWYALVATMGLAALAVIHIVFAFILTAQNRKARGNSRYEVSTTVKSGKVEWASKNMLVLGLIILIGLLVHLQNFWYNMMFAEIAGFTNGHSPADGFAFIIDTFSHWPLVVLYLVWFAAIWFHLAHGFWSAMQTLGLSGKIWQKRMQCIGLIYVTLLMLGFTVVVLGFAFGCAPSLNCCPDAACCDTVAACCQ; this is translated from the coding sequence ATGTGGTTATTAAATTCATCAATTGGTAGAAAGGTTGTAATGTCTATTACTGGCATTGCGCTCATCCTGTTCTTGACATTCCACTGTGCAATGAACATCGTAGCGCTCTTCTCTGGTGAGGCTTACGACACTATTTGCGAATTGCTGGGTGCCAACTGGTATGCTCTTGTAGCTACTATGGGTCTGGCTGCCCTCGCTGTCATTCACATTGTTTTCGCGTTTATCCTCACGGCTCAGAACCGTAAGGCTCGCGGTAACAGCCGTTATGAGGTTTCTACTACCGTTAAATCGGGTAAGGTAGAGTGGGCCTCTAAGAACATGCTCGTTCTGGGACTGATCATCTTGATTGGTCTGCTGGTTCACCTGCAGAACTTCTGGTACAACATGATGTTTGCCGAGATTGCTGGTTTCACCAACGGTCACAGCCCCGCTGATGGCTTCGCTTTCATCATCGACACTTTCTCACACTGGCCATTGGTAGTGCTCTATCTGGTTTGGTTTGCTGCTATCTGGTTCCACCTGGCTCACGGCTTCTGGTCAGCCATGCAGACACTGGGCCTCAGTGGTAAGATCTGGCAGAAGCGCATGCAGTGCATCGGTCTCATCTATGTCACTCTGCTGATGCTGGGCTTCACTGTTGTGGTGCTGGGCTTCGCCTTCGGTTGCGCTCCTTCGCTCAACTGCTGTCCCGATGCTGCATGCTGTGATACGGTAGCTGCATGCTGTCAGTAA
- a CDS encoding MGMT family protein codes for MKDYPDKMTPEEARQFRDDVLNIVSQIPSGQVTTYGIIAAWAGWPSHSRMVGRTLRYTPGAEQLPCHRVVNREGRTAPGWSRQRLLLEQEGVHFKPNGHVDMDRHLWEP; via the coding sequence ATGAAAGACTATCCAGACAAAATGACGCCTGAAGAGGCACGCCAGTTTCGTGATGACGTGCTGAATATCGTCAGTCAGATTCCTTCGGGGCAGGTGACCACCTATGGCATTATTGCCGCTTGGGCTGGGTGGCCCAGTCACTCGCGCATGGTGGGGCGCACACTTCGCTATACCCCTGGCGCCGAACAATTACCCTGCCATCGCGTGGTCAACAGAGAAGGGCGTACCGCTCCTGGTTGGAGTCGTCAGCGCCTGCTCTTGGAACAAGAAGGTGTGCACTTCAAACCCAACGGTCATGTCGATATGGACCGTCATTTATGGGAACCATAA
- a CDS encoding endo-1,4-beta-xylanase, which produces MKLLKKLLFTTLFAVCAQTIMAQTASETNEKAVSGPLSANPDKFLGNITTSGRVNPDGLEYASLWNQLTAENESKWGSVQGAALGLFDWQGTDRAYQYCRAHGIPFKFHCLLWGAQYPRWMDSLSVDEQRHAIEAWMDAIHERYPDLPMIDVVNEAVAGHQPAPYRAALGGEGQTGVDWIIRAFEMAHERWPNAILIYNDYNTFRWQKDEFIQLVRTLRDAGAPVDAYGCQSHELTDMPFDAFRQAMTDIHDALRMPMYCTEYDIATESDSLQLAQYQQQIPYMWQQDYCAGITLWGYIYGRTWTHNGNSGLIRDGQERPALTWLRQYMQTPEAENARSPFPAMRKEASLYIKPSALRLSAGETLKVVVRAHLRTKTIDHVDLYIDGIQLPTRRRAPYVYQVVPSGIGCHDLRAVLTATDGTRYERYSFIEVKTH; this is translated from the coding sequence ATGAAACTACTTAAAAAGCTACTCTTTACAACTCTTTTCGCCGTCTGTGCTCAAACCATCATGGCACAAACGGCCAGTGAAACCAACGAAAAGGCTGTTTCTGGCCCGCTCAGCGCCAATCCCGACAAGTTCCTGGGCAACATTACCACCAGCGGACGCGTGAACCCCGACGGCCTTGAATATGCCTCCTTGTGGAATCAGCTCACCGCCGAGAACGAATCCAAGTGGGGCTCTGTGCAGGGGGCAGCCCTCGGCCTGTTCGACTGGCAGGGCACCGATCGCGCCTATCAGTATTGCCGGGCCCACGGCATTCCCTTCAAGTTCCACTGTCTGCTCTGGGGCGCCCAGTATCCTCGGTGGATGGACTCGCTCTCTGTCGATGAGCAGCGCCACGCCATCGAAGCCTGGATGGACGCCATCCACGAGCGCTATCCCGACCTGCCCATGATCGATGTGGTCAACGAGGCAGTGGCTGGCCATCAGCCCGCCCCTTATCGTGCCGCCCTGGGTGGCGAGGGCCAGACGGGCGTCGATTGGATCATCCGTGCCTTCGAGATGGCCCATGAGCGTTGGCCCAACGCCATCCTTATCTATAACGACTACAACACCTTCCGCTGGCAGAAAGACGAGTTCATCCAGTTGGTGCGCACCCTGCGCGATGCCGGGGCGCCAGTCGATGCCTATGGCTGTCAGTCGCACGAGCTCACCGACATGCCCTTCGATGCCTTTCGTCAGGCCATGACCGACATCCACGATGCCCTCCGCATGCCGATGTACTGCACCGAGTATGACATTGCCACCGAGAGCGACTCCCTGCAGTTGGCCCAGTACCAGCAGCAGATTCCCTACATGTGGCAGCAAGACTACTGTGCCGGCATCACCCTCTGGGGCTATATCTACGGTCGCACCTGGACCCACAACGGCAACTCAGGTCTGATACGTGATGGTCAGGAGCGTCCCGCCCTCACCTGGCTCCGACAGTACATGCAGACCCCTGAGGCAGAAAATGCCCGAAGCCCCTTCCCTGCCATGAGGAAAGAGGCCTCGCTATACATCAAGCCATCGGCGCTCCGTCTGTCGGCTGGCGAAACTCTGAAAGTTGTTGTCCGTGCCCATCTGCGCACCAAGACCATCGACCATGTCGATCTCTATATCGATGGCATCCAACTGCCAACGCGCCGTCGTGCCCCTTATGTCTATCAGGTAGTCCCCTCGGGCATCGGTTGCCACGACCTGCGTGCCGTGCTCACCGCCACCGATGGCACTCGCTACGAGCGCTACTCATTCATCGAGGTCAAGACACACTAA
- a CDS encoding fumarate reductase/succinate dehydrogenase flavoprotein subunit produces MAKVLDSKIPAGPVPEKWKEYKAHQRLVNPKNKLKLDVIVVGTGLAGASAAASLGEMGFNVINLCIQDSPRRAHSIAAQGGINAAKCYQNDGDSVYRLFYDTVKGGDYRAREANVYRLAEVSNNIIDQCVAQGVPFAREYGGMLANRSFGGAQVSRTFYAKGQTGQQLLLGAYSSLSCQINAGKVKLYTRYEMEDVVIVDGRARGIIAKNLVTGKLERFSANAVVIATGGYGNTYFLSTNAMGCNCTAAVQCYRKGAMFANPSYVQIHPTCIPVHGDKQSKLTLMSESLRNDGRIWVPKKIEDAKKLQKGEINPWDIAEEDRDYYLERRYPAFGNLVPRDVASRAAKERCDKGFGVNNTGLAVYLDFSESINRLGLDVIMQRYGNLFEMYEEITDVFPGDLANEINGVKYYKPMMIYPAIHYTMGGIWVDYELQTTIPGLFAIGECNFSDHGANRLGASALMQGLADGYFVLPYTIQNYLADQSIWGKISTDRPEFDEAEKAVDAELTRLLNIKGKRSVDSLHKELGHIMWEYVGMGRTAEGLKEGLKKMHELEKEFDTNLFVPGTKEGLNVELDKAIHLRDFFTMGQLVAFDALSRNESCGGHFREEYQTEEGEAKRDDENYFYVGCWEYKGKGVEPELSKEPLKYEAIKVQTRNYKN; encoded by the coding sequence ATGGCAAAAGTATTAGATTCAAAGATTCCTGCAGGTCCAGTGCCTGAGAAATGGAAAGAATATAAAGCTCATCAGCGCCTGGTTAACCCCAAGAACAAGCTGAAGCTCGATGTGATCGTAGTAGGTACCGGTTTGGCTGGTGCTTCTGCAGCTGCTTCTCTCGGTGAGATGGGCTTCAACGTGATCAACCTGTGTATCCAGGACTCTCCACGTCGTGCTCACTCTATCGCCGCACAGGGTGGTATCAATGCTGCAAAGTGCTATCAGAATGATGGTGACTCTGTCTATCGTCTGTTCTACGATACCGTGAAGGGCGGTGACTATCGCGCTCGCGAGGCCAACGTTTATCGTCTGGCTGAGGTTTCAAACAACATCATCGACCAGTGCGTTGCTCAGGGTGTTCCCTTCGCTCGTGAGTATGGTGGCATGCTGGCCAACCGTTCGTTCGGTGGTGCTCAGGTAAGCCGTACATTCTACGCCAAGGGTCAGACCGGCCAGCAGTTGCTGCTGGGTGCTTACTCTTCACTGAGCTGTCAGATAAATGCTGGTAAGGTAAAGCTCTACACTCGTTATGAGATGGAAGACGTGGTCATCGTTGACGGCCGTGCTCGTGGTATCATCGCCAAGAACCTCGTAACCGGTAAGCTGGAGCGCTTCTCTGCTAATGCAGTAGTTATCGCCACTGGTGGTTACGGAAACACCTACTTCCTCTCTACCAACGCTATGGGTTGTAACTGTACCGCTGCCGTCCAGTGCTATCGTAAGGGCGCAATGTTTGCTAACCCCTCATACGTTCAGATTCACCCCACCTGTATCCCCGTTCATGGTGACAAGCAGTCTAAGCTGACGCTGATGTCTGAGTCACTGCGTAACGATGGTCGTATCTGGGTGCCAAAGAAGATTGAGGATGCTAAGAAGTTGCAGAAGGGCGAGATCAATCCTTGGGATATTGCCGAGGAAGACCGCGACTACTATCTGGAGCGCCGCTATCCCGCCTTCGGTAACCTCGTTCCTCGTGATGTGGCTTCACGTGCCGCTAAGGAGCGTTGCGACAAGGGCTTCGGTGTTAACAACACAGGTCTGGCTGTTTACCTCGACTTCTCTGAGTCTATCAACCGTCTGGGTCTCGACGTCATCATGCAGCGCTATGGTAACCTGTTCGAGATGTACGAGGAGATTACAGACGTATTCCCTGGCGACCTGGCCAACGAGATCAATGGCGTGAAGTACTACAAGCCAATGATGATCTATCCTGCTATCCACTACACCATGGGCGGCATCTGGGTTGACTACGAGCTGCAGACCACTATCCCTGGCCTGTTCGCTATCGGTGAGTGTAACTTCTCTGACCACGGTGCTAACCGTCTGGGTGCTTCTGCACTGATGCAGGGTCTGGCCGATGGTTACTTCGTACTGCCTTACACCATCCAGAACTACCTGGCCGACCAGTCTATCTGGGGCAAGATCTCTACCGATCGTCCTGAATTCGATGAGGCAGAGAAGGCTGTTGACGCTGAGCTGACTCGTCTGCTCAACATCAAGGGTAAGCGCTCTGTTGACTCTCTGCACAAGGAGCTGGGTCACATCATGTGGGAGTATGTAGGTATGGGTCGCACCGCTGAGGGTCTGAAGGAAGGCTTGAAGAAGATGCACGAGCTCGAGAAGGAGTTCGACACCAACCTCTTCGTACCTGGCACCAAGGAAGGTCTCAACGTAGAGCTCGACAAGGCTATCCATCTGCGTGACTTCTTCACCATGGGTCAGCTCGTGGCTTTCGACGCGCTCTCTCGTAACGAGTCTTGTGGTGGTCACTTCCGTGAGGAGTACCAGACCGAGGAAGGTGAGGCAAAGCGCGACGATGAGAACTACTTCTACGTGGGCTGCTGGGAGTATAAAGGCAAGGGTGTTGAGCCCGAGCTCTCTAAGGAGCCTCTGAAGTATGAGGCAATTAAAGTACAAACCCGTAATTATAAGAATTAA